CGCCGGTCTTATAGTAGGTATTATCGCAATGTTCGCTTATAACTATCTGGTATCTATGGTAAACGGAGTAGTGAACCAGTTGGAAGCGAAAACAATGGAGTTTATGGATTTACTGAACGAACCTGCCGAATAAAACCGATAATCATGGCCCTGAAACGAAGACATAAGATAGAATCGAATTTCAGTATGGCATCTATGACCGATGTTATTTTTCTGTTACTCATATTTTTCATGGTAACTTCAACGATCGTTTTTCCTAATTCTATAAAAGTAAACCTGCCGCAAAGCAAACAACAAACAGCGGCGAAACCCGTAGCACGCATTACGATAGATGAAAATATGAATTATTTCGTCGCTTACGGCAGTGAACGTTCGCAGGAAGTTTCCTATCAGGAACTGAGCGATTTTCTGACAAACCTGCAGAAAAAAGATCCGGACACGTACGTAGCCCTTTACGCCGATGAAATAATCCCGTACAGAGAAATAGTTAAAATACTGAACATAGCCAACGAGAACAAATTAAAAATGGTATTAGCGACACGCCCATTACGTTCCGATAAATAAAAAACACTAATCTGTTTCCCGTGAAAGAATCTTCACAAAATAATAAAATATACGGTATCATAGGGACAATAATATTTCATGCCCTGTTGCTGCTGCTACTTTGGATGATCACATTCGAACGTCCTGTAGTTCCTGTGGATACAGGTAGCGGAGTACTCGTACAGTTAGGAAATACGGATGAAGCCAGCGGAATGTTCGAACCGTTCCAACCGGAAGATGTCATTACTCAGGAAACACAGGATGAAACGGCTCAGGAACCAGACGAGGATATCATATCACAAGAGACAGAAGAAAGCGACGTAACAGCGAAACCAAAAGAAAAAGAGGAAAAACAGAAAAAAGAAACTACTCAAAAAGAGAAAAAGCCAAAAGAGGATACCCGCATCGACGATAAAATAAAGAATGCCTTCGGAAAAGGAAATTCTGCTGACGGCAGCCGGGGTACATCTTCCCAGGGCGAGGGAGTACAAGGTAATCCTTTCGGGAATTCCTCTTCAGGAGAGCTTACAGGAGTAGGAGGATACGGAGGTTACAATCTCGGAGGAAGAGGACTTGTGGGAGGACTACCACGGCCCCAATACGATAGCAGTAACGACGAAGGAACCATCGCCGTTTCCATTACCGTAAATCAGCAAGGACGCGTTATCAGTGCTATCGCTACCGTCAAAGGAAGTAAAGGAACGGCATTTTCAAACCCTAACCTGAGAAAATCGGCTGAGAATGCAGCCCGGAAAGCAGTCTTTGAGACCGGTAACAGTGCAGGAAACCAATCGGGAGTTATTGTATATCATTTCAAACAAAATTAAAATACCCCTTTATAAACAAAACAGAGTCCGTTTTTCCCAGGCTCTGTTTTATTTCATTTGAATATATTAATAACCCAGCCTGATATTATCTATCCAGAACATATTACCGATACTACCCAGATAAGCCGTACCGCATGCCGAGGAAGCCATTACCAGCATATGGGTAACTTCTTCATCTTCCTTTCCCCAGCCGACTTCATGTACAGGAACTATTTTTCCTTTGCTGTTCTGACAATAATAACATTTATCTTCAGGAATCAGCCCCATATACGGTTTATAAAAAGAATGCTTGGTAATATCGCCATAATAAACAGGCATTACATGATTGTTTACCCATCCTGACGTACTATTTACAAATCGTTCCCGTCCTGTACCCACGCGATGCGCATATACATTACCATCGGCATCTTCCCAACGATGCTGAAGCAATATATATACTTCCGCACTATCTTTTCCGGCAACTTTTTTCATGGAACTGAATCCTGTAGATAGTGTTCTGTAATTATCTCCGGTAGCTTTTACTTTATAATCAAATATAAGAGATTTCGGTCTTTTCGTAAAAGGAATTCCCATATCCATTTTACTATATGGATCATTTGTCGAACGTATAGGCTCATGCACCTTCCCCAGGAAGATACTACCGCTCACCAGCACTTTCAGGTTTACCATACCTATTACCTTACAATTCTCTATAATAGTCTTCATGCAAGCACACCGTCCTCCCGTTTCACGATCTTCCGGGAAAACCGTATTACTGGTTTTCACGATTCCCATTACATTAGCCATAACATTCGATGAAGCCCAAGGTGAACCACCCATATTACTATACGCCTTATTACCCTCTATATGTTTGTTCGGAGCGATAGCATAAACCTGTTTCTTCTTACCGCCTAATAATGCGGATTCGCTTATATCCCGTGTCACCCAGTTTTCAAAATCACCGAAAGGAATAAGTTCCGTATGTGACTGAGCCTGTATAAAAGGAACCGTCGATGCGGCCATAAATAATGACAGACACCACAAATTAATTTTTTTTATTATCATAATCCTTATTTTTCTAATATCAAGATAACCTGTATTGGGTTGTAAAGTTATGGTATAGGATTCTTTTTAAAACATAATTAGTCTTTTTTAGTATTAAGCTGAATCTATATCCTTCAGTCCATGGGGGTATTTGCCATATATTAACCGGATAAAGCGGAATATACGTTTATCCGGAAAAATATAAAAATTGTATAAATTCATTCTAATAAATAAACTATCTAAAGCTGGCCCAGCCAATCATTTATTTTTAATATCTTTGTAAAAATCCTTAATAGAAGGATAACTTTTATAACCGGTTAATACAAAAAACACATATAATGGCAGAAATATTTAACACATTCCTGGTGGTTATGGCTCTCGTAGCCCTCGTCGTTTTCATAGCTTTATATTTCGTAGAAGCAGGATACGGGATGTTGTTCAATAAAAAATGGGGACTGTCCATTCCAAATCGTT
This portion of the Barnesiella propionica genome encodes:
- a CDS encoding ExbD/TolR family protein, which translates into the protein MALKRRHKIESNFSMASMTDVIFLLLIFFMVTSTIVFPNSIKVNLPQSKQQTAAKPVARITIDENMNYFVAYGSERSQEVSYQELSDFLTNLQKKDPDTYVALYADEIIPYREIVKILNIANENKLKMVLATRPLRSDK
- a CDS encoding PCMD domain-containing protein — encoded protein: MIIKKINLWCLSLFMAASTVPFIQAQSHTELIPFGDFENWVTRDISESALLGGKKKQVYAIAPNKHIEGNKAYSNMGGSPWASSNVMANVMGIVKTSNTVFPEDRETGGRCACMKTIIENCKVIGMVNLKVLVSGSIFLGKVHEPIRSTNDPYSKMDMGIPFTKRPKSLIFDYKVKATGDNYRTLSTGFSSMKKVAGKDSAEVYILLQHRWEDADGNVYAHRVGTGRERFVNSTSGWVNNHVMPVYYGDITKHSFYKPYMGLIPEDKCYYCQNSKGKIVPVHEVGWGKEDEEVTHMLVMASSACGTAYLGSIGNMFWIDNIRLGY
- a CDS encoding energy transducer TonB family protein, which translates into the protein MKESSQNNKIYGIIGTIIFHALLLLLLWMITFERPVVPVDTGSGVLVQLGNTDEASGMFEPFQPEDVITQETQDETAQEPDEDIISQETEESDVTAKPKEKEEKQKKETTQKEKKPKEDTRIDDKIKNAFGKGNSADGSRGTSSQGEGVQGNPFGNSSSGELTGVGGYGGYNLGGRGLVGGLPRPQYDSSNDEGTIAVSITVNQQGRVISAIATVKGSKGTAFSNPNLRKSAENAARKAVFETGNSAGNQSGVIVYHFKQN